The genomic segment GCCAAGATAGACCCGCGAGGTGCCCACGAGCACGGTGATCACCACGCCGCCCACGACGGCCAGCACGCGTGGCCACCCCGGCCGAGCGACCCGTAGCACCGCGAACGCCACGACGGTCCACAGCAGCAGTGCCGCGAGCGTGTGGCCGGACGGGAACGCGTACGAGGTCGGCAGCTCCACCAACGCGGACGCCGCCGGGGGTCTCGGCCGCTCGGTGACCCGCTTGGCGAGCGTTCCGAGTGCCGTGCCCGACGCGACCACGAGTGCGATCACGAGCGCCTCGCGATGCTCGCAGCGCCACGACAGCACCGCGACCGCGACCAGCACGGCGAGCGTGATCGCCAGCGTGCTCCCGCTCCACGTCATCGCCGAGAAGAACGCGGTGAGCGGCGGCGTGCGCCAGCCCTGCACGACCGCGTTGAGCTGTGAATCGAAGGCGGCGATGCCGGGCGAGAGCGCGAGGTCCTCGGCGAGCTCGATGTAGCCGGCGATACACAGACCTGCCACCGCAAGCCCCGCCAGCGCCGGCGCAGCGATCGAGAACTTCGACTTCGTGGCAGTGTCAACGGCGCTCACGCTAGGCCCCCGCATCCACGAGCCGTGCGGCGACCTGCTTCTTGCGCGACAGCACCCCCGGCATCCACGCCGAACCGTCAGCCAGCGACACGCCCAGTGCGCGCTCCACGAGACGGGTGTTGCCGGTCGCGAGGATCTCGCTGCCTTCTCGGACGATGTCGGTGACCATCAGCACGACCGCGTCGTAGCCGCGCGCTGCTTTGCGGGCGTCCATCTCGGCGCGAACGGCGTCGACGTGCGCCATGACCGGCGTGATATCGACCGTCTCGTACTGCGCGATGAGCACGACCGCGTCGCCGATCCGGAACTCCTTGGCGTCGGTGCCGACCACGCCCTTCGCCGAGAACTCCTCGCCGGCAGACCGAGAGCGGAAGACCTCCATCCCGAACTCCATGGGGTCGACGCCCACGATCTGTGACAGGCGCTCGACGACTCCGCGATCGACGTCGGTGGTGGTGGGCGACTTGAGGAGCACGGTGTCGGTGAGCGCCGCTGCGAGCAGCACGCCGGCAATCGCCACCGGGACCTCGACTCCCAGCTGCTCGTAGCGGGTCGCGACGATCGTGGCCGTCGAGCCGACCGGCAGATTCAGGAACAGGATGGGGCCGGAGGTCTGGATGTCGCC from the Coriobacteriia bacterium genome contains:
- a CDS encoding phosphatase PAP2 family protein, giving the protein MSAVDTATKSKFSIAAPALAGLAVAGLCIAGYIELAEDLALSPGIAAFDSQLNAVVQGWRTPPLTAFFSAMTWSGSTLAITLAVLVAVAVLSWRCEHREALVIALVVASGTALGTLAKRVTERPRPPAASALVELPTSYAFPSGHTLAALLLWTVVAFAVLRVARPGWPRVLAVVGGVVITVLVGTSRVYLGVHWPTDVLASWLLGVAWLSLTLGGFLSWERAQAE
- a CDS encoding CBS domain-containing protein is translated as AGLEAGAALLVVTGGAEPAEGVIELARSRGAAVLVTPHDAYSAARLLSLAHAVGDLMDTDVLTVGPETLLAEAAEDLIASPHREAMVCDEAHRVVGMLTRTDVARGARRRVVLVDHNESSQSASGIEDASVVEIVDHHRVGDIQTSGPILFLNLPVGSTATIVATRYEQLGVEVPVAIAGVLLAAALTDTVLLKSPTTTDVDRGVVERLSQIVGVDPMEFGMEVFRSRSAGEEFSAKGVVGTDAKEFRIGDAVVLIAQYETVDITPVMAHVDAVRAEMDARKAARGYDAVVLMVTDIVREGSEILATGNTRLVERALGVSLADGSAWMPGVLSRKKQVAARLVDAGA